A DNA window from Porites lutea chromosome 6, jaPorLute2.1, whole genome shotgun sequence contains the following coding sequences:
- the LOC140942043 gene encoding melanocyte-stimulating hormone receptor-like encodes MEMKNFTIAELYCSVEFTGEVHGELVFLSVINTFLSITAFLGNTLILVALHKDTSIHLPSKILYRNLAITDLCVGIIAEPIQVAYWLSVVNRRWNICYYTYLTACFLSVTLCSVSLITLTAISVDRLLALLLGLRYRQVVTLKRTHLTAIGGWIVSVVGASTSFLNLLIVSLYQYVVIAFCSVTTICAYTKMIFVSLRHSQIHGQNRVVQGQSSQVNTLNKARYRKAVYSALWVQVTLGICYLPYGIAVALTPQRGMPLSTYLALQFTATLVYLNSTLNPFLYCWKITEVRQAVKETLKQLHFCT; translated from the coding sequence atggaaatgaaaaattttaccaTCGCAGAACTTTACTGCTCTGTGGAATTTACTGGAGAGGTACATGGCGAGCTCGTTTTTCTCTCTGTCATTAACACTTTTTTGTCAATTACAGCATTTTTGGGGAAtactctgatcctagttgccctTCACAAGGACACATCAATTCATCTGCCATCCAAaatcctgtatcgtaacctagcgataactgatctttGCGTTGGTATCATTGCGGAGCCTATACAGGTTGCATATTGGTTATCTGTGGTGAACAGAAGATGGAATATTTGCTATTACACATATTTGACAGCATGTTTCCTAAGTGTTACTTTGTGTTCAGTGTCGTTGATAACACTGACTGCAATaagtgtggacagacttctcgctttGCTACTGGgtctcagatacagacaagtagtaactttgaaaagaacacaTTTAACTGCTATTGGTGGTTGGATTGTGTCCGTTGTCGGTGCATCTACATCCTTTCTGAATCTtcttatagtttcattgtaccAATATGTTGTTATAGCTTTTTGTTCAGTCACTACAATCTGTGCCTACACAAAAATGATCTTCGTGTCTCTGCGTCATAGCCAAATTCATGGTCAGAACCGTGTTGTTCAAGGGCAATCGAGCCAAGTAAATACACTGAATaaagctcgatacagaaaggcagtgtacagtgcactgtgggtgcaggtaACATTGGGTATTTGTTATCTGCCGTACGGTATAGCTGTAGCTTTAACACCTCAAAGGGGGATGCCTTTATCTACTTACCTTGCTTTGCAATTTACAGCTACTTTAGTGTATTTAAACTCGACGTTAAACCCGTTTCTGTACTGCTGGAAGATCACAGAAGTGagacaagctgtaaaagaaacattaaaacaACTACACTTCTGTACCTGA